GGCGTTGGTATGCCGGTCGGCCAGTGATGATCGGGCTTAATGACAGTGCGTTAGGCCTCTTCAATGGTGATATTGGCATTGCTTTATATGACGGCGAGGGAGAACTACGGGTGCATTTCCAGTTACCGGATGGCAACATAAAATCGGTACAACCCAGCCGTCTTCCCAGTCATGAAACGGCTTATGCCATGACTGTTCATAAGTCTCAAGGATCAGAGTTTGAACATACCGCACTGGTATTACCAAATACCTTTATGCCGGTATTAACGCGTGAATTGGTTTATACCGCGATAACCCGCGCCCGCCAGCGTTTAACACTGTATTGCAGCGATACGGTGTTAAGCAATGCGATACGCACACCGACACTTCGTCTGAGTGGGTTAGTGGATCGTTTGAATGCGTTGACATGAGTTTACGCTTGCTGCGTGGCGCCACAAAGAGTGAGTTATGCAGACCATTAATTGGTCTGGCAAGGGGGCCGCGGCTTGCGACCTCCCTGTAATGCTCATTATGTGGGGAATAAATTAAATAAGTTCTGATAGATAATTAGGCTCAATATCTACAATCAATACATACAGCGACAGTCGGTACAGCTACAAATCAGCCAGCAGGATCTTTGAGCGCCGTTGATAGTTATACAGTTCCTGCTTCTGAATCGGTAAAACCTCTACTTCGGCAGGTGTAAAACCGCGCTCTTGGAACCAGTGAATACTGCGTGTAGTCAGTACAAACAGCTTTTTAAGCCCCATCTGCCGAGCTTGGTCAGCAACGCGCTTTAGTAGCATTTCCCCCCGTGAAGAACTGCGATAATCAGGATGTACCGCCACGCAGGCCATCTCACCTATTTGTTCTTCAGGAAACGGATAGAGCGCTGCACAGGCAATCGTCAAATTATCCCGTTCAATAATCGTGAACTTGTCGATTTCCATTTCAAGCTGTTCCCGTGAACGACGCACCAGAATGCCTTGCTGTTCCAGTGGGCGAATCAATTCAAGTATGCCACCAATATCATTGATGGTAGCGCGGCGCACTTGCTCAGCACTTTCCATAACGATCTGGGTACCGATACCATCACGGGAGAATAGCTCTTGTACCAGTGCGCCATCCTCCTGATAGCTCAGTAAATGGCTCCGGCGTACACCGCTGCGGCAAGCTTTCACCGCGCCACGCAGAAAACGCACTGTACCGGAGTTGTAATCACCCTCTTGTTCCAGATCTTCAATTCGTTTTTGAGCATCATTCGGGAACAGCTCAGAGATAATATTACCTTCACTGTCAGTCACCCCTTGGGATGAGCAGAAACCGATCATCTTTTCTGCTTTTAATTTGATAGCTAACTGTGTGGCAACTTCTTCAGACGTGAGGTTAAAACTCTCACCGGTCACCGATACTGCAACCGGGCCTAATAACACGATTGCGCCATTATCTAATTGACGGTGAATTGCCTCTTCATCGATACGACGAATACGCCCGCTATGACAATAATCCACACCATCATCCACACCCAGCGGCTGAGCAATAATGAAGTTGCCACTGACTACATTAATATGCGCACCTTGTAACGGGGTATTATTGAGACTCATTGATAATCTTGCAGTGATATCCAACTGCAATAGGCCAGCCGCTTGCTTCACCATTTCCAGCGTTCGAGCATCCGTTACCCTGGTATGTTTGTGATAAATAGGTTCGTAATGATGCTGTGCCAAATTGCTGTCGATCTGTGGGCGCGCACCGTATACCACGACCAACCTGATCCCGAGGCTATGCAACAAACCTATATCGTTAACGATATTAGCGAAGTTCTCATGCTCAATCGCCTCGCCACCCAACATGACAACGAATGTCTTGCCACGGTGCGCGTTGATATAGGGAACTGAGTGGCGAAATCCCTGGACCAGTTCAGTACTACGTTCCTTCACGGCAGACCCTCTTTGAATTTTTATTCGATATTTTTGTATTTTTATTCTTTTTTGACCAAGATGGCAAGCACCAAATCACTATCAAATGCATATCTATGGTGTATCTGTATTAATAAATTGAATAACATAAAAAATGTTTTTCTAATGACAGCGTGGGATTGATTCGTTAAAGTT
The sequence above is drawn from the Yersinia intermedia genome and encodes:
- the argA gene encoding amino-acid N-acetyltransferase, whose translation is MKERSTELVQGFRHSVPYINAHRGKTFVVMLGGEAIEHENFANIVNDIGLLHSLGIRLVVVYGARPQIDSNLAQHHYEPIYHKHTRVTDARTLEMVKQAAGLLQLDITARLSMSLNNTPLQGAHINVVSGNFIIAQPLGVDDGVDYCHSGRIRRIDEEAIHRQLDNGAIVLLGPVAVSVTGESFNLTSEEVATQLAIKLKAEKMIGFCSSQGVTDSEGNIISELFPNDAQKRIEDLEQEGDYNSGTVRFLRGAVKACRSGVRRSHLLSYQEDGALVQELFSRDGIGTQIVMESAEQVRRATINDIGGILELIRPLEQQGILVRRSREQLEMEIDKFTIIERDNLTIACAALYPFPEEQIGEMACVAVHPDYRSSSRGEMLLKRVADQARQMGLKKLFVLTTRSIHWFQERGFTPAEVEVLPIQKQELYNYQRRSKILLADL